The genomic segment GACGTAAAAAGATTGTCAATTCCGAGAAACGGCGACTCGTCGAGGAACTGCATGCCGGCGAGAAGAACTTTTCCACGAAGACGCGTCATAGTTCGCGGATACGATGACCTGTGGCAAGCTAACGTAGTGGAGATGCGCCCGTACTCACGTTTTAACAGCGGCTACAAATATATACTCACCATTATCGACGTGTTGAGCAAGTATGCATGGACCGTACCGCTCACGAGTAAATGCGGAAGCGAGACAGCCGATACGTTTGCAAAGATATTTCGGAAGGATGGAAGATATCCAAACAATTTGCATACTGACAGAGGAAAGGAATTCTACAATGCTGACGTGCAGCGGCTCCTGATGAAACATGATATCAATCACTATTCTACGTATTCACCCATGAAAGCCTCGGTCGTGGAACGGTTCAATCGTACGCTAAAGAACGACGTGTGGAAAATGTTTACACTCAATGGAAACTATAGATGGATCGACGAACTACAGCAGCTCATCGCAAAGTACAACGCGCGAAAACATCGGACGATCGGTATGCGACCCATCGATGTAACGCCCAAGATCGCGAATAAACTCTTGGCCACGGTGTACAGCAACGTAAAGATGGCAGCCCCGGCGCGATTCACAGTAGGTGACCCGGTACACGTCAGCAAGTACAAGACGGTCTTCGACAAGGGCTACACGCCAAACTGGACGACCGAGGTATTTAGAATCATCAAGGTGCAGACGACTAATCCCGTGACCTATCTCATCGAGGATTCGCGCGGCGAGCCAGTCGCCGGAGGATTCTACGCACACGAATTGCATCGCGTTGCTAATCCGGACATATATCTCGTGGAAAAGGTGTTACGTAGGAAAGGTGCCGAGGTTTACGTGAAATGGCTAGGATTCGATGATTCGTACAATTCATGGATACACAAGGACAATGtagtttagaaatatatttcttattgtaaTGGAATATCTACgacaaaaatatacaatattatatgaacATTACAAAACCTGTATTTCCTATCTACGCTAAGTACACACACTATTTACAATGGTATCCGATAATGTCCTCATGGTAACGTGTCGTTAGAACCGTCTATACCATAACGCTTATCGTCGTACGGACTTAGAGCGTTTTCGGCTCTGACACAGTGTATACCTCATGCAATTTTGATCTTATGCATTGGCGTCGCGTCACTTCCGTATGATCTTTCAGACATCGCGTGTAGTCTTCAAATGTTATCGCTTTCGATACGACATTACTCTTGACACCTTTTGCTTTTTTGGTGTCTTTCCTACCGACCACTCTCAGCGTACATCTTCACTCTAAGCCCGACGAACTCTGTCATTATCGCGCCGTTGTTTTCGTCCTTCATCAAACCGGGTACCTTTTTATTTGCGAGTGGCATTCCATACGCATTATCGACCTCGTAATCGCCCGTATTGAATCTCGCAACATTATGTTTCATTTTCTCGTACACGTCGTCGCACTCGATATGGTAAATTAAACTATCCGTATCCGTGTACATGATCCTGCATTTGTCGCGATAAAGAGGTACCATATACTTGTGATGAAATTCGTACAAACACGTCTTGGATATGTCGAGTATGCACATACCCACGTAGATTGGTTTGTTGAATTTCACCTCGAATTTGCGCAGTTCAATCGCGACCAGGTTTTCTGAAAAGACGCTCCGGCTATGGAAATTTGGTTTAGTGATCAGTGCCTCCGCACTGTACTTTCCGTTCCATTTCATTACAAGCTTTACATCCATATGATTGCGTACATTTTCCATAGTTTTTCCAAATACCGCattgttcatcaatttgtacaaatttttttcgaaatcgttGGTCGCGCGCATTCGAAATTGTGTATTGAGTTCAATGTACCTACGAAGCCATGCGGATTGCGCGAATTGTAATACGCgatgaatttttgttatcCGCACGCCGTGACGCGTACACTGTTGCAGGTTGTGGTAGTGTATCACGTAACGTCCCTTATCATATAACGTTGCGAATAACTTGTTCTGCCGCTTGCCCGGCGGCTTATCACGCGTCGGACAGAATGGTAGGTCAATGTGCGCATCGTGCAGATGCTGTGGATATTCGAGATCGACCTCCAGAATGTAACCGGTGGACGAATCAGGAGCGATAGCGTTCACGTCGAAGTCCGAGACGTCGTCGACCCATTGAAAATCTGCATAGGGCAGAGGTTGAGACATTGCCCaaccgtataaattattaacgtcAAAGTAAGTCAAGTACGACGATGGTTTCGATGAATCGTACGACTCCATGTATTTATTGTTGGCACGGGCGTACCTGTTTGAACACTGACTCAGGCCGCCGCGTATGCCGCGTTCTATGAACATAACCATATCGATATCGGTGAGCAGTTCGAAATTTATACGCGTATGCTTGAGCATCGCGTCCCACGTGAAGCCCGGTAGCGTATAGTAATATGCCGCACCGAGACCATAACTCGTGATGCAACTAtcgcgaaaattttcaaaaatgtcggCCAATAATAACACATCGGTTTTCAAATACAAGTCACTGTATTCGTCTAACGTTTGAATGGCGAACCGCTGCCAGATGTCCTCGGCGTGCGCGTAAGCGCTCTCGGATATCGTGTCACCCGTTAAGGAACTGTAGAATGATTCTCGCGGTGGTAAGCGGGTATCTTGCAACTTTTCGCAGTCCACGTACACGTACGGGAAGACGCCTTTTCGTGTCAATAGGTCGAAATCCTCGATTGATAAATTagagaattctgaaattttgagTTTGTCTTTGCTGAGAAACGATGCCAATTTATCCAGACTACTACTCAGAAATCATAACGAATCAATAAAGcgcaattttacgtggttTTGAAATACTGCATCTGCCTcgttaacatttttggcaaacgaaatgtactttttttttgtaatcgGTAGTAGATCAATTGTGCCCTTGAAATTATTAGCCAATTCtttgattataaaatgtgaatcGTAGCCGGATAAATTGTGAAATACTATCGGAATAGTATAGGACtctttataatttagattacAATTTGAATGCGCAGGACCTCTGTACCGACCGGTCAGATGCCAATGATCGCGTACTCGCGTCTCGTCTTGCGTGAATGGCTTTTCGCAGATATGACAGTGTGTCGCCCTATGGTATGTTACTTCCTGTTCTCTCGTTAGATTTTCCATGGGCACATTAGCGGTTAGAAATGCTTTTACGCGAAATGCTAGAGCTTTCAGTTCTTCGACAAACCACGATATACAGTCGGTGCCGCGATAATATCGATACGCGGATAATGAGTTGTCGTATGAACACCGCACGTAGTACGCAGCACTATATGCCTTGTGATGGTGATATGGGTATGTGCCGGATTTTTCCGCTTCTCTTTTCTCCAATGCACACTCCAAGTCGGCGTATACGACAAACGGCATCCGCTTCTTCCTGCTGTGGTTGTCGAAACGCAGCCACTTGTTGTCCTCGTTCGGTAAAACGATGGCACAATCGTTTAGTTTTGTGTAATCTACGGAGTGAGCCTTCAATCTCCCGTTGGAGGAGAAGTAGTGCAGACACCTGCATGAATGAAGAGATCTATTACTTCTGGTCAAAAGACagcgtatttattataatacaacgtACTTACCgatcgcaaatatatttttttcgtttattgctgCTAAGTTGGATGCCAACTAGCCGAGACAGGTTCTTGATCCACGTGAAGTGGCCCAAGCCATTATCTTGTGGTACGTACAGTAGATTGATGTGCCGGGTCTTCCTATCATCGGTGAGACGCAGTGAAACGATACTTAatgatctttctttttcatttttttgtttcccacATTCATTCATATAGTATATGTTGATTAAGACATTGTTGAGCTCTTCAAACTTGTTGACTTGCTTCAATGTCATGAGAAATTCTATGCCTTGGAGATTTAGTACTGTGGTATAATGGGGATACGATGATTGCCGCTTTACGTGTCTTTCTGCCGGGTACAGAGCGGCAACCACTGATCATGCAAAACATGCGACATTGTTACTTTGCACGTTTACCACTGCTCTCTTCACCATAATTTCTTTCGGTAATTTGACGTGACATCCCGCGTGCATAGGGCTATATTTGTTAATGTTAACCGTCAAGTCCAGTATACGAGACAACGCCCATCCACTGTCGCGCACCTGGAACTCTTCAAGAGATGCCAAGGTGGGCTCGATAACGAATCGTGCAAACCACTCTTTCAGATTGGACGTACGAAAGAGTGCTCGGTTTCGTGTATTGATACTTTTATTGGCGGTCTTCTCACCCGCCACAAATTCGCCATTGAACACAGTATTCAATTTCACACTTTCATGTTCATTTATTAAGGGGGGAGGGTCAAGTAAATGACCtaaattttgcgattttttttcgaagagaataataaatcgattgttttgaaaattagtgcatgtttttatatagtatttaaaCTGCACAcaggaatttttttatgtaaaaataatgaaaattcattgAGCAGTAGCTAGTTGAAGTTGCCTTCTCACGAACGCGCCGTGGATTGCAGAGACCGCTGTAATCATCTGAAATCAAAATTCGGggaaattttcataaatttatacaaaaatgcTCAGCATGAAcctatttaagaaaaaaatttttaattgagaaaataatagcaatttaaaaaaacgacttttttctttacaaacaattgcaaaaaacaactGTTTATTACAAAACACAACTGTTTATTGCAAACAGTTTCACAATCCGTTAGGTTCATGCTGAGGAGAAGATGTTAAAGTATATGTATCTACAAGTTCATatcgattgtttgaaaattcacTGAGCTAGATTCCACGGCGCTCAAAATTTCgcgttttgagaaaaacgcgtttaaagttttcggtACGGGAAAATAGTGTTTGTGGAAACTTACAGTTGATTTATATCAGTCTGCGATGCCAGGTCTATACAATATGCCTTCCTTTTCCTCTAATTGCTCGAGCAAAGCCGCTTGTTCCTCTTTACCAGCTGTCGTTGCCTCTTTGGTGCTCTGGAGGCTGCGCCGCTCCACTGATTCCCACGGATTTTCGTCGATGTGGATAATTTGGGCGATAATTAGGTTCATCGGCACTTACTTTTCTACTCATTTTCACGTTTGCAAAgttcaaaaatgaaatttaaaacgACTGCTTGACACGAATGACGCAGAAATACTGACAATTAGAGCACGATCTTTCCTTTGTTCATCTCGGGACGCTATCTTATCAAAGCAACCACTACCTATAGATATATACTGTTACTGTTACTGTTACTGACTATCAATTGTCAAATAGCAAACATCCTAAAGATATTATGCCAAGGGACCGAAAGATAAAACGTCTGTACGCGCGCTCGTATACCCGCGCTTGGCGCCCGGCCGGAGCGCGTCACTAAAACCGACGCTATAACGATATTTAGAGTTCGAATTTCATTCTAAAAGTGTAGGAGCATATTCTATACATCAAAAACTATTGATTTAAGCaaacaaaaaaatcaattttttggtCATTTTACTTGACCCTCCCCCCTTAACTTTTGCACATGATCGAGCACTATGATGCTAGCGTCTTCCAAGAATCGTTGTGGTTCGATATAGCCGGAATTTATCTCTCGCCAAGAGAGTTCTTCGACCGTTATTCCACCCTGCATACTCGCCACCAATATGGATAAAGCGTCTTTCTAATCGCTTCTTCAGTCCCtcgagccgcgcgattcgAGCTACTAAGGAATGTTTATTTCCGATAGAGTCGCGACTGCGTTCTTCCAATTGCTCGATAAGGTCATCGCACTGTTGTGTTCATGCGAAATATTCACCCAACATTGATACACGCGATGATTGTGCCACAATGTTCTGTTCTAGTTGAGTGAGGTTCTCCATTTTTCGCCTTTCCACTCCTTCAACGTGACCGATGTAACATGCGGCACTTCTGACACGTATACTGCTATGCGTTGCATATCGTTCCTCATTATATGATTTACCACCTTATATCTTTGTCTCACTCTAATGCACACGTGTTGGAAAATTTGCCTTACCGCATCTAAAATATCTTGTGAGGCTATATAGAATGTGCTCGCATATTTTGCAGCTTAAGTTGCACATGTCTCAATGTGATGATGTACTATTTCGTGAGGCTACACAGAATGTGATCACGTCATTTGATACCTTCTATGATACTTATCTAACCTATGCGAATAACTGAGGACTGTAGAAAAGtgggtaattatgcattataggggagccagccccgatgaccttgaccttgacatatgttatagaggtcaccctcctgagtgaccttcagaaggttttagccggcggtcattgtttattaaaaagttattaacaaaagaagtttcgaaaatgtaatagttattttgaatattcaaagacataaacgacgaatatgtatatgaacgaaggaaggaaagtcatttaaagcagtgaatcgttaatatatagaatagtttcttttaatataagtacaaattattctctgctttaacctaacctaacctaacctaccctaacctaacctaacctggcttcgcccctcccccatcgggatccgtgccgtgtaccacgtgatcaaaatctgtactgtgaaatctgttacactgacTCCGGCGGGGGAGAAGAGCGAAGCCCCTgctccccgccctcccgcgaagcgggctgtgAACGAGCgtagatagctgaaaatttgtgcaaaattattaaactttgttggttattaattttttaataaacaatgaccgccggctaaaaccttctgaaggtcactcaggagggtgacctctataacatatgtcaaggtcaaggtcatcagGGCTTGCTcccctataatgcataattaccgaaAAGTGCACTACAACGTTTAGGagtaaatgttttttattgcatatgttTGTTACATATTAACAACGTATGTCAAAAGGCTAATGACAATAACTCACAATTGATAAGTTCCTTGTCATCGAAATATTCGCTGTTTTGTATGGCAACGGTTGTCATTAGGATTATCTATGCAACGTGCGATCTTACAGAACTGTTCGTACTTGTAA from the Ooceraea biroi isolate clonal line C1 chromosome 13, Obir_v5.4, whole genome shotgun sequence genome contains:
- the LOC105282745 gene encoding uncharacterized protein LOC105282745 produces the protein MNLIIAQIIHIDENPWESVERRSLQSTKEATTAGKEEQAALLEQLEEKEVVAALYPAERHVKRQSSYPHYTTVLNLQGIEFLMTLKQVNKFEELNNVLINIYYMNECGKQKNEKERSLSIVSLRLTDDRKTRHINLLYVPQDNGLGHFTWIKNLSRLVGIQLSSNKRKKYICDRCLHYFSSNGRLKAHSVDYTKLNDCAIVLPNEDNKWLRFDNHSRKKRMPFVVYADLECALEKREAEKSGTYPYHHHKAYSAAYYVRCSYDNSLSAYRYYRGTDCISWFVEELKALAFRVKAFLTANVPMENLTREQEVTYHRATHCHICEKPFTQDETRVRDHWHLTGRYRGPAHSNCNLNYKESYTIPIVFHNLSGYDSHFIIKELANNFKGTIDLLPITKKNSLDKLASFLSKDKLKISEFSNLSIEDFDLLTRKGVFPYVYVDCEKLQDTRLPPRESFYSSLTGDTISESAYAHAEDIWQRFAIQTLDEYSDLYLKTDVLLLADIFENFRDSCITSYGLGAAYYYTLPGFTWDAMLKHTRINFELLTDIDMVMFIERGIRGGLSQCSNRYARANNKYMESYDSSKPSSYLTYFDVNNLYGWAMSQPLPYADFQWVDDVSDFDVNAIAPDSSTGYILEVDLEYPQHLHDAHIDLPFCPTRDKPPGKRQNKLFATLYDKGRYVIHYHNLQQCTRHGVRITKIHRVLQFAQSAWLRRYIELNTQFRMRATNDFEKNLYKLMNNAVFGKTMENVRNHMDVKLVMKWNGKYSAEALITKPNFHSRSVFSENLVAIELRKFEVKFNKPIYVGMCILDISKTCLYEFHHKYMVPLYRDKCRIMYTDTDSLIYHIECDDVYEKMKHNVARFNTGDYEVDNAYGMPLANKKVPGLMKDENNGAIMTEFVGLRVKMYAESGRAENALSPYDDKRYGIDGSNDTLP